One genomic region from Nocardia vinacea encodes:
- a CDS encoding SDR family oxidoreductase, with protein MTKTIAIFGFGPGLGMGTGRRFGREGFRVAVIGRNSEKARAHVAELAAEGIEAAAFPADLTDEKQLYCVVDKITAEFGQIDVAMHGAAGDAVNRIPTTLDVDAANLRIPLELKLYSPIWMTRALAPAMIERGAGALLFSSGYSDRYPVPYLSNFGVALGAQRTYIRQLALELQGTGVYVGLLNIGALIGNSKAERLVDEQPELFPAGLEIVRMTNAELGDHYWRMYTDRDAVESDIGFPE; from the coding sequence ATGACCAAGACGATCGCGATATTCGGATTCGGGCCCGGGCTCGGCATGGGGACCGGACGGCGGTTCGGCCGGGAAGGATTCCGCGTGGCGGTCATCGGACGGAATTCGGAGAAGGCCCGCGCCCACGTCGCGGAACTGGCCGCCGAGGGCATCGAGGCCGCGGCCTTCCCGGCCGATCTCACCGATGAAAAGCAGCTGTATTGCGTGGTCGACAAGATCACGGCCGAGTTCGGGCAGATCGATGTCGCGATGCACGGCGCGGCGGGCGATGCGGTGAATCGCATCCCGACCACCCTCGATGTCGACGCCGCCAACCTGCGCATCCCGCTGGAATTGAAGCTCTACTCACCGATCTGGATGACCCGCGCGCTCGCGCCCGCGATGATCGAGCGCGGCGCAGGAGCACTGCTGTTTTCGTCCGGATACTCCGACAGGTATCCGGTCCCGTACCTATCCAATTTCGGCGTCGCGCTCGGCGCGCAGCGCACCTACATTCGCCAGCTCGCGCTCGAACTGCAGGGCACCGGCGTCTATGTCGGCCTGCTCAATATCGGCGCGCTGATCGGCAACAGCAAGGCCGAGCGCCTGGTCGACGAGCAGCCGGAACTGTTCCCGGCCGGACTCGAGATCGTCCGCATGACCAATGCCGAACTGGGCGACCACTATTGGCGCATGTACACCGACCGCGACGCCGTCGAGTCGGACATCGGCTTTCCGGAGTAG
- a CDS encoding helix-turn-helix domain-containing protein, whose translation MPVDKPLRSDAQRNRDALVNAAREVFEERGLDAPLKEIAARAGVAIGTLYNRFPTRDDLIAAAVEDRIEAGGRIAQEAIEIQDPWDAFVYLVEKVCELQAADRLLSDLALRGAPSPAIARAQEFGHGLMRQIVARAQESGALRPDWVLEDIAFITWSHTRIIEATAKIAPEAWRRHLALVLDGLRATAAHPLPVPPITEDQLMQALKG comes from the coding sequence ATGCCCGTGGACAAGCCGTTACGCAGCGACGCCCAACGCAACCGGGACGCGCTCGTCAACGCCGCCCGCGAGGTCTTCGAGGAACGCGGCCTGGACGCACCGCTCAAGGAAATCGCCGCTCGCGCCGGCGTGGCCATCGGCACGCTCTACAACCGCTTCCCCACCCGCGACGACCTCATCGCCGCCGCCGTCGAGGACCGTATCGAAGCGGGCGGCCGCATTGCCCAAGAGGCGATCGAAATCCAGGACCCTTGGGACGCTTTCGTCTACCTGGTCGAGAAGGTCTGCGAACTGCAGGCCGCCGACCGCCTACTCAGCGACCTCGCCCTGCGCGGCGCCCCCAGCCCCGCCATCGCACGCGCCCAGGAGTTCGGCCATGGTCTGATGCGTCAAATCGTCGCGCGCGCCCAGGAATCCGGCGCGCTACGCCCCGACTGGGTCCTGGAAGACATCGCCTTCATCACTTGGTCGCACACCCGAATCATCGAGGCCACCGCCAAAATCGCCCCCGAAGCCTGGCGGCGTCACCTCGCCCTGGTCCTGGACGGCCTCCGAGCCACCGCCGCCCACCCCCTACCGGTACCCCCCATCACCGAAGACCAACTGATGCAAGCACTGAAGGGCTAG
- a CDS encoding MerR family transcriptional regulator, whose protein sequence is MRTGTEWSIQDLAKAAGTTSRTLRHYGQLGLLPPSRIGANGYRYYDQDSLVRLQRILLLRELGLGLPVIAEVLAGEQDTAAALRAHLELLRQEQDRIRRQIESVTITLHKTERGEQLMAAEVFDGFDHTRYKDEVIERWGKAAYESGDRWWRSLSEADKQAYFQTHLDIAADYGRAHAAGLAPDSDEVQAIVARHYDWIGVGSQGCPSYEYFTGLGEMYVADPRFAANYDVHGDGTTEFVRDAMKAYAEANLR, encoded by the coding sequence ATGCGAACGGGCACCGAATGGTCCATCCAGGATCTGGCCAAGGCGGCCGGTACCACCAGCCGAACGCTGCGTCACTACGGGCAGCTCGGACTGCTGCCGCCGAGCCGGATCGGCGCCAACGGCTACCGCTACTACGACCAGGACTCCCTGGTTCGGCTGCAACGCATCCTGCTGCTGCGCGAACTCGGCCTCGGCCTTCCGGTCATCGCCGAAGTTCTCGCGGGCGAACAGGACACCGCCGCCGCGCTGCGCGCGCACCTGGAACTGCTTCGGCAGGAACAGGATCGGATCCGGCGCCAGATCGAGTCGGTGACCATCACGCTGCACAAGACGGAACGAGGTGAACAACTCATGGCAGCAGAGGTTTTCGACGGTTTCGACCACACTCGGTACAAGGATGAGGTGATCGAACGCTGGGGCAAGGCCGCCTACGAAAGCGGCGACCGCTGGTGGCGCTCGCTCAGCGAGGCGGATAAGCAGGCGTACTTCCAGACCCACCTGGATATCGCCGCCGACTACGGCCGGGCGCACGCCGCCGGACTCGCCCCGGACAGCGACGAGGTCCAGGCCATCGTCGCGCGGCACTACGACTGGATCGGGGTCGGTTCGCAGGGTTGCCCGTCGTACGAGTACTTCACCGGACTCGGCGAAATGTACGTCGCCGACCCGCGTTTCGCGGCCAACTACGACGTACACGGTGACGGCACAACTGAATTCGTGCGCGACGCGATGAAGGCGTACGCCGAGGCCAACCTGCGGTAA
- a CDS encoding EamA family transporter has translation MTTATAARDSYADTLALAALAPIAWGSTYAVTTEFLPPDRPLFTALMRALPAGLALLAITRVLPRGVWLGRAAALGVLNIGAFFPLLFLAAYRLPGGVAGVLGAVAPMFALAFATVVLAEKPNGRKVIAGLVGVFGVALVVLRANAQLDTVGVIAGLAGAASMAMGTVLTQRWGRPEGVGPLAITGWQLTAGGLFIAPLAFLIEGAPPALDGRAVGGYLYLGVIGTALAYFLWFRGIAKVPATSVAFLGLLSPVSAAVIGWIALGQALSPLQVVGLGIALGGTLLGQMVAKPRIEPAVVIPRVPVGAH, from the coding sequence ATGACAACAGCCACCGCCGCGCGCGACTCGTACGCCGACACCCTGGCGCTCGCCGCACTCGCCCCGATCGCATGGGGCTCTACCTACGCCGTGACCACCGAATTCCTGCCGCCGGACCGTCCGCTCTTCACCGCGCTGATGCGCGCCCTGCCCGCCGGGCTCGCGCTGCTCGCCATCACCCGCGTGCTGCCGCGCGGGGTCTGGCTCGGGCGCGCCGCTGCCCTCGGTGTCCTCAATATCGGCGCGTTCTTCCCGCTGTTGTTCCTCGCCGCATACCGGCTGCCGGGCGGTGTCGCCGGTGTTCTGGGTGCGGTCGCACCGATGTTCGCGCTGGCCTTCGCAACAGTCGTGCTCGCCGAAAAACCCAACGGGCGCAAGGTGATCGCGGGCCTGGTCGGTGTCTTCGGGGTCGCACTTGTGGTGCTACGCGCCAATGCGCAACTCGATACGGTCGGTGTGATCGCCGGACTCGCCGGTGCGGCGTCCATGGCGATGGGCACGGTGCTCACTCAGCGCTGGGGTCGACCCGAGGGTGTCGGACCGCTCGCGATCACCGGCTGGCAGCTCACCGCGGGCGGCCTGTTCATCGCACCGCTCGCCTTCCTGATCGAGGGTGCGCCGCCCGCACTCGACGGCCGGGCTGTCGGCGGCTACCTGTACCTCGGCGTCATCGGTACCGCGCTGGCGTACTTCCTCTGGTTCCGCGGCATCGCCAAGGTGCCGGCGACCTCGGTCGCCTTCCTCGGACTGCTCAGCCCGGTATCGGCGGCTGTGATCGGGTGGATCGCGCTCGGTCAAGCGTTGAGCCCGCTGCAGGTGGTCGGACTCGGTATCGCGCTCGGCGGCACGCTGCTCGGTCAGATGGTCGCAAAGCCGCGGATCGAACCTGCCGTGGTCATACCTCGGGTGCCGGTCGGCGCACATTAA
- a CDS encoding MarR family transcriptional regulator → MNVEVITIERNPVADAIDLFTAHWNRERPDVDVSPMAVIGRIQRLSRLLEQDLKKFFAGHGLEFWEFDMLATLRRSGGADGLTAGALNQVAMLTSGAITNRIDRLAAKGLVERAPCPEDRRAIRVQLTAAGRTLIDDLLPLHMANEQRLLTALDKQDRGHLADLLRTLTESLGDTASS, encoded by the coding sequence ATGAATGTTGAGGTAATCACTATCGAGAGGAACCCCGTGGCCGACGCGATCGATCTGTTCACCGCGCACTGGAACCGGGAACGGCCGGACGTCGACGTGTCACCGATGGCGGTGATCGGGCGCATCCAACGGCTTTCCCGCCTGCTGGAACAGGACCTGAAGAAGTTCTTCGCCGGACACGGACTGGAGTTCTGGGAGTTCGACATGCTCGCGACCCTGCGTCGCTCCGGCGGCGCCGACGGACTCACCGCGGGCGCTCTCAACCAGGTCGCCATGCTCACCTCAGGCGCCATCACCAACCGCATCGACCGACTCGCAGCCAAGGGCCTCGTCGAGCGCGCACCCTGCCCAGAGGACCGCAGAGCAATCCGCGTCCAACTCACCGCCGCAGGCCGCACTCTGATCGACGACCTACTGCCCTTGCACATGGCGAACGAGCAGCGCCTCCTCACCGCACTGGATAAGCAGGACCGCGGTCACCTGGCCGATCTGCTGCGAACCCTGACCGAATCGTTGGGCGATACCGCGTCGTCCTGA